The Papaver somniferum cultivar HN1 unplaced genomic scaffold, ASM357369v1 unplaced-scaffold_11, whole genome shotgun sequence region ATGCCTCGAATTGAGGGATCGATGAATCTTCCGTAAGCTGCctgtttaatatttttttctcaaGATTTGAATTGGGCTTTTCTCCCCAGTTCATAAAAGTCAGAGTAATCGGTTTGGCATAATAATATTGACTGTACACTTTATATGATAAAAATGTGGAACACTATAACTACAAAGATTAAGGAATGATAATGAAATCATACATACATTTGTACACCAATACTATCTTCCTGTGAGTGTATTGGTAAGACCTGTGACTGTATCAGTAAgaccaactaatgaagaaaaattagGCACGGATTGTGCAATTGGAAGATATACTGGAGTTGGTAACTCAGGTGGAAGTATAGGCAGAGGAGATTCAAATTTAAGAACATTAATCACTTGAGTGGCCGAAGGCCTCAATTTAGAATCAGGATGAGCACACCATAATCCTACAACCATTAATTGTTCCATTTCTAACTCATTGAACTCCAACTTTAACCTTTCATCCGCTGCGTCCAACAGCTTTCCTCTTCCGTAAAGACCCCAAACCAACTCTATTAACACTCCTTTAGTTGCTTCAACCTGTCTCCTCCCACAAGCAATCTCAAGTGCAACGATTCCAAAACTATAAACATCAGATTCCTTACTTGATTTACCCGTCAAAATACATTCTGGTGCTAAGTAACCCAAGGTTCCGGCCAACATAGTTGTGTGAGAACCTAATCCATGATCAACAAGCCTTGCTAAACCAAAGTCCCCGAGTTTAGCATTAAAATCTGAATCCAACATTACATTACTTGCTTTAATATCTCTGTGAAGCACACATTGTTCCCATAATTCATGCAGATATAGTACTGCAGAAGCTAAACCAAGAGCTATTTTATATCTCACTTCCCATCTGAGAGTATTTTCCCCACCAAATAAATGTTTGTCAAGGCTACGGTTTGGCATGAATTCATACAAAAGAAGTAATTCATTTCTTTTGTGGCACCAACCTATGAGCTGAACTAGATTTCTATGCCGTAATTGGCTAATAATCTTCACTTCCGCCTGGTACTCTTTTTTTCCTTGGTCTGAACCTCGTGAGACCCTTTTAACTGCCACATTCACACCCAGATCACTCAAGAAACCTTTGTACACTCTTCCGAATCCTCCATGTCCCAGTTTTCCTCCCTCATCGAAGTTATTTGTCGCATAAACCAATTCACTGTATGAGAACCTCTTCGGTCCGGTTCCTTTCTCAAATGCATTATCCATTGATACATCAGAATTTTCCGCATCATCATCAAAGTTCCTTAACCTCGGCCTCTTCTTTAACCAAATAAAGAGTGCAAAACCAAGCGCGCATGCAAAAACACCCAAGCCAACACCCAGACCAACCGCCAAATCAGTTTTCTTACTTATTCCTTCACCATCAGTTTGTCGTTCACCACCAGTTTTCCCTTCAGCTGTTTTATTATCTTGGCTCACCTCGATCAATTCTGAAGTGGAATTGAAATGCCAGGAGAGGACTTGATGAACTTCAGTATACACGCCGGTTGCTGCTGAAAATCCAACAGTAATTAGCTCCGGAAGAACCTTGCTTAGATCAAGAACATGATACAAAGTAGAATTTCCGTTAAAAACAGGATTTCGACTATAAGTTAGATATACACTCAAGTTTTTGGTAATAGAGTTATAAGTAATCCGAGCATTAGCTTTTCTTCCATCACTTATAGTTCCATTTGCTAAGGATACAGTAACCACAGACACTACCGagttaatattgataccaacatGATCTGAACTTGGATCCCATGTGTTTTTAAAACTATCAAACTCAACCGCAACAATTTGATTCATGCCCCGATTATTTTGAGGTACGTTCTGACTCAATAAGCCAAGAGCTCCACCGGAAGAATTTGTTGGAAGTATAGACCCGAAAGGAGCAAGAAAAAAGGTTAAACCGTCACCAGCATTATTCTTATCCTTATTTAGTCTATCAATAATAAATGAGAAGTTTGTATCAAAGTCTGCCTGCCATCCAGTGGTTGCATTCCAAAGTTTTATAGCTTCTGAGTACGTGGCACGGCCAGAAATTTTGCGATCACTGGTGTCGCCTGAATTCCCCACGAAATTGATGAAGTTACCTGTCCTGGTTGAATCTCCTTGGAAATTTATGCTAGTATTGCTAGGATCATTCGGTGAGAAATTTGGGAAGTTAAAGGACATTGAATTTATAGGACTAGGAAGAAGTAATAATATTGTGTTGATTTGAAAGAAGAAGATCGAAGAATGAAGATGAGGATTTGTTGATGATTTGCAGTAATAACCCATCATCATTTGTTATGAATGAGCAGTCTTGAGCATGCAGGAAGACAAAAACGTCTATGGTTTAAACAGAAAAATTAGTCAAACAAAAAATATATGAGCCTTTCATGGATCTTTCTCTATTTCCTCTAATaagtcttcttttgaaaaaaaaaaatcacaggaAAAACTAAATTCAAAGGAGATTGTGTTGTCGGAGTGGTTTGTTCATATGGggttatttttttattcttttttgtcaACTATAACGAATTTATATTGCTGGTCAAAAATGTGTCTTAACTTAAATAAATGATTATCTCGAGAAAGGGAAGTGTGAAACTGTGGAAAGAATGTAAAGTAGTCAAGGTTTAAAAATAATTGTAAGATAATTGTCGCAATCGCGGtgaacagaaaataaaaaaaattgatagaaGGGGTGGGGAATTTGTATTACAGTACTTATTTTCATATCTTTAAGACAGAGTACTCTGTTTTTGAAGAATAATTTGTGGAATTAATTGGACCACTGTGCAACGTAATATTTCTCAAACACTCGCATAAAAAAGGAATTATTCGGTTGATTTTTTGTTGTATGTTTTTCGATCACAGGCGGATCACCTCAAGCACCACCTTCTAGTTTATCTCCATCTGCTTCACCGGAAATTTGAATTTACGGGAGGCTACTCCCAAGAGGTAGTTTTAAGACAAATCTGTAGTCTCACTTCTGTCCCGAAGTGTTTGATATGACTGAAAAAATAACAGTATGGCTAGTTTCCAGAGAGAGTAAGATAGGATTCAATTGAGAGAGATATCAAGATATACTTTCTGCAAATGGATGAACAACCCAGCCTCCTTAACTTTTCTTGCGTCCAAGGATGAATCAGCATGGCCAATCAGAGCAAGAAAAATCACTGTATTATCTTGATTTCCTAACACAGTAACGCTCATCAAAACGCTGAACACTGACCAATTCTCTATAGGAGAACTAGTTCGGTCCCATTTCTGTTCTAATGCTCTAAAATTTTGACTTTTCCTGGACTAAATGGGTCCGTTACTGTTCGCAACTTTCAAGAAGGTGATGTGAACCAGCAAAATCTTTCATTGTGCGGATTTTTATTATTTGCAACTGCAGACATTTACAAGACTGGAAAGATTTATCGAAATTACACATCATCGCGCATATGTTAATGAATGCAACAACTGACTATCATCCCACAAGGCCACATGTGTATCGGTCAAACCAGTTAATGACTGAGGCATAGATATTGCTGGTTGAAGGGATACCGAAGAGCTTGGTAAATTAGGTGGAAGTTTGGGAAATGGAGAGTTCTCTGTTTGGCATCATAATATTGAATTTGTAGGGGTGAGATATtgcacattcattatgtatgtGAGGTAAAGGTCATCTAAGGTAGGCGAAGACCATCGCACATGTTAACATTAAGATGACGTATTTAATGATGTCAacatagtcacgagtaaagtgtgataatcTGTGCGAAGATGTAACGTGTGCGAGATTGAGTGAATatacatgagcgattgtaacgcacagtgattccgaaaataggggatctattagctgtcatccactatgtagtacCCTATATAAGGGGAAGGAATCTGTGTATTGAGACAGATTTGAGGTGAGTATTATAcaagaaattaagagagagaaagtttatttggagagcaagaaaAATCATTGTATTATCTTGTAACCAATTATAaaacttgataaataataaaagatgtccattatgattacttagaatctTGTCTAAATTCATagggatgtggttgtaggatttcctgcaactacattttggcgctagaaacagggaggagtgaTAAATCCTGTCAACAAGTTTGTAGAATCTTGAAAAATTGGATctgaagattttggagaagataaagatgaaaagcgAAGAATCTATAGGATCtataggaaaaataaaaatcatgacGATACAAGGAAAAGGCAGAGGCATACAGTGTAATTCTATAACTAAAACACCACTCTCTGATGCGGATTTTCAAGCAGGAATCACAGGAAGAAAGAAGGTGACAACGGTGGAAAAAGAAACTCCTCTAAAGGAGTGGGAAAAAACGAAGATAACGTTTGCAGCAGATGAAATTCCGGAAGGAAATTTAACGCGAACAGATCCATTGGTGATTACAATAACGGTTGAGCGAAGTAAAGTTGGTCAAAAGGCGGAAAACTCAGAAGAATGGGCGATTAATAGAACGTTGGTGGATACTGGAAGTGTTGTTGATATCTTAGTTTATCGAACGTTCAGGGCAATGGGATACAAAGATACGGACATGACATGTTCAGCTTATAATATACATGGATTTAATAGAACAATCGCAGAACCAAAAGGAGAGATTACAATGCGAATACTGCTCGGAAAAGTAGAAGTGAAGACAACATTATATGTGGTTGATATAgaatcaccatacaacatgttatCGCGGAGACCATGGGTGCATGCGATAAAAATCCGTAGCGTCTACACTACATCAATGCATTAGATTCCAAATTCCAAGTGGAATATGTGAAATTATAGGAGATATTCCAAGTGCGAAGATCTGTCATCAGGTAGATGTAAAAAATTACGAAGGACGTGCAAAGAAGCGAAAGGATCGCTGGAGAAAAGCAAAGGaattaagaaaagaagaagaattgcggatatatatatgattagagcgaaggaaggaaaaggaataccgaGCGAGATACCAGAGAAGGAAGGTGAACCAATTCAAGAGATTAAGGagtcaacaccaatgggagaaccaagAGCGAATTTCACTGCAGTAGAGCCAAcgaaagaagtaaatgttggtaCAGAAGAAGAACCAAAAACACTGAAAATTGGAACtaagatggataaagaagaagaagaagaaaaaacaataaacatCTTGCGCAAATATAATGATATCTTCGCATGGAGTATGGAATAAATACTAGGAATAGATCCGTCTGTTGCATTCCATAAATTGGATATTAAAAAGAATGAAAAGCCATTTGAACAAAGAAAACGAAAGATCGCAACAACatatcatcctcaaatagaaacAGAGTTACAATGCAGTGATTATAAGACCAAcaaaatatccagaatggatagcaatcatggtggtggtgccaaagaaaaacaaggggataagaatttgcatagactTCAGTGATTTAAATAAAGCATGTCCGAAAAACAGTTATCCTTTACCAGATATTCCACAAACGGTAGAATCGGCTTCAGGAAATTGTAGAATCTCATTGTTAGATGGGTATAAaggttataatcaaattcctttggctgaagaagatcaagaacataccgcTTTTTTGCACCCAGAGgattatactgttatacaaaaatgtcgtTCGGATTGAGAAATGCGGGTGCGACGTATTAGCGAATGATAGAAAAAGTGTTTgagaaatggatacataaaaaatAGAGGTCAATGTCGATGACATGTTAGCAAAGAGCAAATAGGCGGAAgatcatgttgatgatttgagagaaatCTTTGAGCAGATGCAAAAATTCAATATCAAGGTGAATCCAGAAAAATGTGTTTTCGGAGTATCATCAGGAAAAATTTTGGGTTATATAGTCTCTaagaagggaatagaagttgatccagacAAGGTACAAGCGATTCGAGATATGCCACTTCCAGCAACAGTGAAGgatgttcaaaagttaaatggATTAATAGCTTCAATGGGAAGATTTATTTCACGTTCTTCGGAAAAATGTAAACACTTCTTCAACATATTAAAGAAGGGAGCAAAATTTGAGTGGACAGAGGAATGTGACAAGGCATTGCAAAGCATCAAAAATTACTTAATGAATGTATCTATTATGCAAAAGGCAAAGCCTGGTGAAGAATTGATGTTATATTTGGCATCAACACCATATGCATTAAGCGCAATCTTGTTATGTTCGGATCAAGAAGTAGAAAAACCAATATATTATATAAGCGAAATGTACAATTCTGcagagaaaaattattcaaagattgaaaaaCTAATTCTCGCACTCGTGTATGCGTCCTTTAAACTTCACATTTATTTTCAGGCTCATAAGATTAAGGTATTAACAAAGGTAACAATTGAGCCTGcgatgaaaaattcaaaaagatcagggggaattgaaagatggaatgcacaattAGGAAATTTTTAAATCGGGTTTGAAGTATTATCTTCGCCAAAGTCACAAATCATCGCAGAGTTCCTGGCCGAATTTCCTTTGGAggaagatgaatatgtagaacATATGATGGACGTGGATGAGGAACATGGAAATCTTAAAGATTTGTTAACAGATCGAAATTCAAACAGATGGGAGATACTGGATGGATCGtctaatggagaaggaaatggtatTGGTGTTGTCTTTATTTCACCAGAAGGAGCGCGAATGGTTTACTCATTCAGGTTGGAGTTCGCATCTACAAACAATGAAATCGAATATGAGGCAGTTGTACATGCATTAAAGTTAGCAATTGAAATGGAGATAAAGGAAGAGCGAATAACTAGCAACTCCCAATTAGTAATTCGACAGATAGAAGGTAAATATTGTAGAAATGAACCATCTTTACATAAATACAAGAAATTGGTCATGGAATTAGCAGAGCGAATTCCAAATATAAGTTGGAGACATATAGGCAGAAAAGATAACAGGATCACAGATGCATTGGCTTTTATATCCTCCATGTTAATAGATCCAATTGCAAGATATGTAAAGATACAAACACTTTATTTACCATCTATAAAGAAGGAAGACGAAACAGAACCAGAAGTGATGATAgtagaagacaaagaagaagaacaaatgaatgaAGCGAATATTAGAGAATTGAGCTTCATTTGTATCTTGATAAGGGAGAGTTACCTAAAAAAAGATTAGAAGCACACACGTTAAAAAGTcgtgcaacaaattatgaattaagggatgGTATTCTGTATAGAAGATCATTTCTCGGACCTTCTCTTAGATGTCTTACGCGAAAATAATGAATGGAAATCTTACAGGCATTACATTATGGGGACTGATGTTTtttctcaaagttgttgtagatagtgataaaaggggaggcaatgaattttagacttaataaaaatttaaaaacaaagaaaacttattacaaaattgacttcaagatattagaaaacaaccaagacacggatttcactattacacatgaataaattatggtaagcaatccaaaactctaattatcttttaagactcttatttcttaattcacaaataatctggaaaattctcaaaaattaattgtatccctaagcatagattatctaaacaaagcataacctatctaattgaatcacaactaatgaagaaaatttttgcaaacaattaaaaactctgcaaaagcagtgattgagtgaattataaataataaattaaagagaataaataattatcaattattcatgcgtaaatagcttcctcattgtcttggttgtgagagaattagccgctcatcatgttggaaaacctctcaaagaatttcattgatgctaaaaaatggtttacaaatgatgagaatatgagaaatacaataaaatcgggtttgtaacagttataagtgttacaaaccagagaactacgacccgcagtatgtgtcactgatactgtttctctaagatccacgttaagcgtcgttgtcactgttggaaaacgactgtctttggcagtccgttcttcgtgttcttcagaaatgcaatagcagaaaatggcagctctgcaactttggtgtttaagctctgtggtgctctaaaactCTCACCAAACTCTCCGTCCGCTTCTTTGCtaccccaggatgatatttatactcaacaggcgaagaaaatcctgcgtaataactcacagtaatctctctttattcggcagtgaagggtaatattatcggaatattttctttccacaaATCCTTCTCATACACGTCTGTTGCTGTTGAATCTACCTTATTTACATCTGACACACTCCAAATTGTTGCTCGAATCAACAAACATGCTCAGAAATCATTcagactcatgcaatcccgtgaaataactctcccatgcacgtactgccctgttttgcttctcgcggaatatccaaccaaattggatcgaaccaaaggcccataccaagccttttaggttatatcacgtccacccatgaagtttcagcgatttagtctacctttaacccatccaaaatccgaccgagaaaactgccaggagtgaactcttcttcccgccaaaaaattaatttgaaatgaagaataaGGGTTGCCCCTATCCGGTTCTTGGGTGCGTTTAGCAGCTGCTTATaaatggggttccccttagtaattaggttaccccttatccaaagtgagggtccgtatagcaaatgtcctccggggggtgctccgagcaacttttcgagccgaattttccaacaatatttatttcctaaaaatacataaaaacacagtattaatacaaaaatcgagttccaacaaaacggacattgaggacaatttagacacaaaaatgtgtctatcaaacacccccaaacttattatttgctagtcctcgagcaaaactaataaaaccgagttaatctcgggagggtttaccagaagtgtacccacaaaaccatgacttctaattggtcacaagtatccaaagagctatgaggacatacaaattctcaacctatctccaattAACTAGAaatccagagaaattaaaggtgtcagctctaatgCTGACTgcagaaaaggggagacacatccgcaacactgttaGATTAAGagatatctgctacacagctagataaacattgtaagatgcgtctgctactttacagctggataagattaggagagagataaagatgagagggacatctgctacacagctggactaattacgtgtgatgagttaaactagtgctagaaatatcttgtgccagattgaaagcggaataacaaagcaaccaaatgtatctttcttcgactctctcatagtgctcagtagaaacaacgtcttcttcgggctTCAACTTTTGATAATAAAccatcgaacctcatagaaccttgacaattaactcttctcttcgatttcttgcttgacttaaaaatttccaCTTCcctattgatgagtgctaaaaagtgcatatttctatatatttttcttggcatttaactcatcttttgtgcattaattctacattttatcccatattctgtattttcattgttttcaagaataaatatttttcttacttaattttgcatttttaggtaataaataaagattggatgagttgcggagcaaaaagagcagaaaagtagtgaaaagccaggaggaattacgcaaggaagccgcgaagagtgatgtgcggaagaccaaaaagctaggaatgggctcaagaaggaagaattgttcttaaagaagatatgggcttggcatacccaaggcccaaaatcctcacccaaacccattttctatatccaagcccgtctcggatttcagccgtcagatcgaagcatttcagcatcctacggtcgctcctatgcctgtgcatcaaatcccgatgattccgctcaacactacaacacctaacctaatctcgcaccgtagacttcgttgtattttacatcctacggtcgatacaagctgcttctttcttagccgtccgatccacctaccatctccatatccagcggtttcagctcgcggtacacccatcttgatacacccgctcaacaccttagccatcgaaccctatacccatcgccaaacatccccttccccttcttccatcgacctatcctcctccataccctctgcagaaacacccataccgccaccatcacctccacctgctacttccatacctgccacagccaccaaacgtcgccatatctaccaccatcacctaccctccctttttccccctctctctagccccttatttcactgatttctcaccattcctttctctgaaaccctaggtgagaaatcagtaaaataagtgagtctatagacgaattcgaagcgtgcaggaaggctagaaggagatgtagcaacgtgggtcgaagtcagaaacaactttcatcatgattggtgagatgaatttaaaaccctagttttactgtttttgggggaaatttagggatttggtttgtaaaccctaattgggtgtcctgggtataaataggggatatgtattatgtgtagaaggtgttcttgggttagccaagttaacccccaatttgggtctgagtaggtttaattttaatgtcctgttaatttcagtttaattccaattttaatttcagttcaatgttttagttcaacttcaattctagttgttaattagtttcaatatgttctaacttcatatgctaaggcttagatgaagctcttgaattgtatgctagga contains the following coding sequences:
- the LOC113328588 gene encoding L-type lectin-domain containing receptor kinase IX.1-like codes for the protein MGYYCKSSTNPHLHSSIFFFQINTILLLLPSPINSMSFNFPNFSPNDPSNTSINFQGDSTRTGNFINFVGNSGDTSDRKISGRATYSEAIKLWNATTGWQADFDTNFSFIIDRLNKDKNNAGDGLTFFLAPFGSILPTNSSGGALGLLSQNVPQNNRGMNQIVAVEFDSFKNTWDPSSDHVGININSVVSVVTVSLANGTISDGRKANARITYNSITKNLSVYLTYSRNPVFNGNSTLYHVLDLSKVLPELITVGFSAATGVYTEVHQVLSWHFNSTSELIEVSQDNKTAEGKTGGERQTDGEGISKKTDLAVGLGVGLGVFACALGFALFIWLKKRPRLRNFDDDAENSDVSMDNAFEKGTGPKRFSYSELVYATNNFDEGGKLGHGGFGRVYKGFLSDLGVNVAVKRVSRGSDQGKKEYQAEVKIISQLRHRNLVQLIGWCHKRNELLLLYEFMPNRSLDKHLFGGENTLRWEVRYKIALGLASAVLYLHELWEQCVLHRDIKASNVMLDSDFNAKLGDFGLARLVDHGLGSHTTMLAGTLGYLAPECILTGKSSKESDVYSFGIVALEIACGRRQVEATKGVLIELVWGLYGRGKLLDAADERLKLEFNELEMEQLMVVGLWCAHPDSKLRPSATQVINVLKFESPLPILPPELPTPVYLPIAQSVPNFSSLVGLTDTVTGLTNTLTGR
- the LOC113328534 gene encoding uncharacterized protein LOC113328534 gives rise to the protein MQKFNIKVNPEKCVFGVSSGKILGYIVSKKGIEVDPDKVQAIRDMPLPATVKDVQKLNGLIASMGRFISRSSEKCKHFFNILKKGAKFEWTEECDKALQSIKNYLMNVSIMQKAKPGEELMLYLASTPYALSAILLCSDQEVEKPIYYISEMYNSAEKNYSKIEKLILALVYASFKLHIYFQAHKIKVLTKSQIIAEFLAEFPLEEDEYVEHMMDVDEEHGNLKDLLTDRNSNRWEILDGSSNGEGNGIGVVFISPEGARMVYSFRLEFASTNNEIEYEAVVHALKLAIEMEIKEERITSNSQLVIRQIEGKYCRNEPSLHKYKKLVMELAERIPNISWRHIGRKDNRITDALAFISSMLIDPIARYVKIQTLYLPSIKKEDETEPEVMIVEDKEEEQMNEANIRELSFICILIRESYLKKD